From the genome of Marixanthomonas ophiurae, one region includes:
- the lgt gene encoding prolipoprotein diacylglyceryl transferase encodes MTQFLAFTWDPSQGIDLGFFVIRYYSLMFVVAFTLGWFIMKRIFKNENISEEKLDSLFIYTVIATLLGARLGHVIFYQTELIWQDPLSVLLPIRTVPEFEFTGFQGLASHGAAIAIIIAMFMYSKKVIKKPVLWILDRVVIAVACGGIFVRIGNFINSEIIGKPTNGDFGVIFKQLGETFPRHPAQLYEAGGYILVFLILWFIYWKTDKRKYLGYIFGLFLILLWTVRFLVEFVKEAQVENRAEWALNTGQWLSIPFILIGIYLMVQSAKRRYPKEA; translated from the coding sequence ATGACACAATTTTTAGCTTTCACCTGGGACCCTTCTCAAGGGATCGATCTTGGTTTTTTTGTTATCCGTTATTACAGTTTAATGTTTGTAGTCGCCTTTACACTGGGGTGGTTTATTATGAAACGGATATTTAAAAATGAAAACATTTCAGAAGAAAAACTAGACAGCCTTTTTATTTACACAGTTATCGCAACGCTTTTAGGAGCACGTTTAGGGCACGTAATTTTTTATCAAACTGAACTTATTTGGCAAGACCCTCTTTCGGTATTGCTTCCTATTCGTACCGTACCAGAGTTTGAGTTCACCGGTTTCCAAGGGCTTGCTAGCCACGGAGCGGCTATTGCTATTATTATTGCCATGTTTATGTACAGTAAAAAGGTGATTAAAAAACCCGTGCTATGGATTTTAGACCGAGTAGTAATTGCCGTAGCTTGTGGTGGTATTTTTGTACGTATTGGTAATTTTATCAATTCTGAAATAATAGGAAAACCTACTAACGGCGACTTTGGTGTTATCTTTAAACAGTTAGGAGAAACTTTTCCGCGCCACCCAGCGCAGTTGTACGAAGCGGGAGGTTATATTTTGGTATTCCTTATCCTTTGGTTTATCTACTGGAAAACAGATAAACGAAAGTACTTAGGGTATATTTTCGGGCTGTTTTTGATCCTACTTTGGACCGTTCGCTTTTTAGTAGAATTTGTAAAAGAAGCCCAAGTGGAAAACCGTGCCGAATGGGCGCTTAACACCGGACAATGGCTAAGTATTCCTTTTATTTTAATAGGTATCTATTTAATGGTACAATCGGCTAAACGAAGATATCCGAAAGAAGCATAA
- a CDS encoding GNAT family N-acetyltransferase encodes MKPASSILIKQVQSKSVLELQKIAKETFFETYASENTKEDMDAYLAKNFNTEHLQRSIINPDSFYYFAMNHQEVIGYLKVNQGSAQTDNKLPDALEIERIYILSKFQRKGVGKLLLKKAVEKAQSFNIKTLWLSVWDKNQKAIYFYKNQGFKAFDNQFYWVGTDKQTDVLMKLELDF; translated from the coding sequence ATGAAACCTGCATCCTCCATTTTAATAAAACAAGTTCAATCAAAATCTGTACTTGAACTTCAAAAGATTGCCAAAGAAACGTTTTTCGAGACGTATGCTTCGGAAAATACCAAGGAAGATATGGATGCTTATTTAGCTAAAAACTTCAACACCGAACACCTACAAAGAAGTATAATAAACCCAGATTCGTTTTATTATTTTGCGATGAATCACCAAGAGGTTATTGGCTATTTAAAGGTAAATCAAGGTAGTGCTCAAACAGACAATAAACTTCCTGATGCGCTGGAAATAGAACGCATCTACATCCTATCAAAGTTTCAAAGAAAAGGAGTAGGAAAGCTTTTACTGAAGAAAGCCGTAGAAAAAGCACAGTCATTCAATATAAAAACACTTTGGTTAAGTGTCTGGGATAAAAACCAAAAAGCTATCTATTTTTATAAAAATCAAGGGTTTAAAGCGTTTGACAATCAGTTTTATTGGGTTGGCACCGACAAACAGACCGATGTGTTAATGAAACTGGAATTAGATTTCTGA
- a CDS encoding adenosylcobalamin-dependent ribonucleoside-diphosphate reductase: MQVKAPASAPKTYTQEEAFSASLKYFKGDDLAARVWVNKYALKDSDGNIYEKTPNDMHRRIAKEIARVEKQYPNSMTEDEVFDLIKGFKYIVPQGSPMAGIGNKYQVGSLSNCFVIGNDGNSDSYGGIMKIDQEQVQLMKRRGGVGHDLSHIRPKGSPVKNSALTSTGIVPFMERYSNSTREVAQDGRRGALMLSVSINHPDAEDFIDAKMEQGKVTGANVSVRMDDTFMKAVKNEGNYTQKYPIFSENPKYSKDIEANKLWKKIVHNAWKSAEPGILFWDTIINESVPDCYADLGYKTVSTNPCGEIPLCPYDSCRLLAINLFSYVEKPFTEKAKFNFKLFKKHIAAAQRIMDDIIDLELEKVDAILAKIDADPEGAEVKAVERNLWLNIKRKAEEGRRTGIGITAEGDMLAALGIKYGSEKGVDFSVEIHKTIALEAYRASVYAAKERGAFGIFDSEREKENPFILRLKEADEKLYYDMLEYGRRNIALLTIAPTGTTSLMTQTTSGIEPVFLPVYKRRRKVNPNDKDARVDFIDEVGDSWEEYVVFHHRFKEWMKINGHDTDTNYSQEELNELVEQSPYHQATSNDVDWLSKVRMQGAVQKWVDHSISVTINLPNDVDEELVGKLYLEAWQAGCKGVTVYRDGSRSGVLISNEEKKEENQESLISFPTKRPEVLEADVVRFQNNKEKWIAFIGLIDDKPYEIFTGLADEDGILLPRWATKGLIIKNRNEDGTSRYDFQYQNKRGYKTTIEGLSHKFDPEYWNYAKLISSTLRHGMPIEKAVELINSLQLDSESINTWKNGVARALKRYVEDGTLARKQKCDNCNSSQLIYQEGCLTCKDCGSSKCG; the protein is encoded by the coding sequence ATGCAAGTAAAAGCTCCTGCCTCCGCCCCCAAAACCTACACACAAGAAGAAGCCTTTTCTGCTTCATTAAAATACTTTAAAGGAGACGATCTAGCAGCTCGCGTTTGGGTAAACAAATATGCCCTAAAAGATTCTGATGGTAACATCTACGAAAAAACACCTAACGATATGCATCGTCGTATCGCAAAAGAAATTGCTCGCGTTGAGAAGCAATATCCAAACTCGATGACTGAAGACGAGGTGTTCGATCTAATTAAAGGCTTTAAGTATATTGTACCACAAGGAAGTCCCATGGCCGGTATAGGTAACAAATACCAAGTAGGGTCACTTTCTAACTGTTTTGTTATAGGAAACGACGGAAATTCTGATTCCTATGGAGGCATTATGAAAATTGACCAAGAGCAGGTACAGCTTATGAAACGTCGTGGCGGTGTTGGGCATGACCTTTCGCACATCCGACCAAAGGGATCGCCGGTAAAAAATTCTGCTTTAACCTCAACAGGCATTGTTCCTTTTATGGAACGATACTCCAACTCTACTCGCGAAGTTGCACAAGATGGTCGCCGTGGAGCATTAATGCTTTCTGTTTCCATTAACCACCCAGATGCAGAAGACTTCATCGACGCTAAAATGGAACAGGGTAAAGTAACAGGTGCCAATGTTTCGGTGCGTATGGACGATACGTTTATGAAAGCTGTAAAAAACGAAGGTAACTACACTCAAAAATATCCTATCTTCAGCGAGAACCCAAAGTATTCAAAAGATATTGAAGCTAATAAGCTTTGGAAAAAAATTGTACACAACGCTTGGAAATCTGCCGAGCCGGGCATTTTATTCTGGGACACTATCATTAATGAATCGGTGCCAGATTGCTATGCCGACTTAGGTTACAAAACCGTATCGACTAACCCATGTGGAGAGATTCCTTTATGCCCGTATGACTCTTGTCGTTTATTGGCTATCAACTTATTTTCATATGTTGAAAAACCATTTACTGAAAAAGCGAAGTTCAATTTTAAACTATTTAAAAAACACATAGCCGCTGCCCAACGCATTATGGACGATATTATCGACCTAGAGTTGGAAAAAGTAGATGCTATTTTGGCTAAAATCGATGCTGACCCTGAAGGTGCTGAAGTAAAGGCTGTAGAACGAAACCTATGGTTGAATATTAAAAGAAAAGCTGAAGAAGGGCGTCGTACCGGAATTGGCATTACTGCCGAAGGTGATATGCTAGCAGCTTTGGGCATAAAATACGGAAGTGAAAAAGGCGTTGATTTTTCTGTAGAAATTCATAAAACTATTGCTCTTGAAGCATATCGTGCCTCAGTTTATGCTGCTAAAGAACGTGGAGCTTTCGGGATTTTTGATTCAGAAAGAGAAAAAGAAAACCCGTTTATTCTTCGCTTAAAAGAAGCCGATGAAAAACTGTATTACGATATGCTGGAATACGGCCGTCGGAACATTGCACTCTTAACTATTGCTCCAACCGGAACAACTAGTTTAATGACGCAAACTACTTCTGGAATTGAACCAGTATTTTTACCGGTGTATAAACGAAGAAGAAAAGTAAACCCGAACGATAAAGATGCGCGCGTCGATTTTATAGATGAAGTAGGCGACTCTTGGGAGGAATACGTTGTTTTCCACCACCGCTTTAAAGAATGGATGAAAATCAATGGTCACGATACCGATACAAATTACAGCCAAGAAGAATTGAATGAATTAGTGGAGCAATCACCGTATCATCAAGCCACTTCTAACGATGTGGATTGGTTGAGTAAAGTACGTATGCAAGGCGCCGTTCAAAAATGGGTAGACCATAGTATTAGTGTAACCATCAACCTTCCTAATGATGTAGATGAAGAATTGGTGGGTAAATTATATTTAGAAGCTTGGCAAGCTGGCTGTAAAGGAGTTACCGTTTATAGAGATGGGTCTCGTTCTGGTGTATTGATTTCAAATGAAGAGAAAAAAGAGGAAAATCAAGAATCTTTAATTTCTTTCCCCACCAAACGACCTGAAGTTTTAGAAGCCGATGTAGTACGTTTTCAGAACAACAAAGAAAAGTGGATTGCTTTTATTGGCTTGATTGACGATAAACCTTACGAAATCTTTACTGGATTGGCAGATGAAGATGGGATCTTGCTTCCCCGTTGGGCAACAAAAGGATTGATTATAAAAAACCGAAACGAAGACGGAACCTCTCGATATGATTTTCAATATCAAAACAAAAGAGGATACAAAACTACGATTGAAGGGTTATCACATAAGTTTGACCCAGAATATTGGAATTATGCAAAATTAATTTCCAGTACACTTCGTCATGGTATGCCTATTGAAAAAGCGGTAGAGTTAATTAACAGTTTACAATTGGACAGCGAATCAATAAATACATGGAAAAATGGAGTTGCAAGAGCATTAAAACGCTATGTTGAAGACGGAACATTAGCAAGAAAGCAAAAATGTGACAACTGTAATTCTTCTCAGTTAATTTATCAAGAAGGCTGTTTAACATGTAAAGATTGCGGTTCGTCTAAATGCGGATAA
- the secDF gene encoding protein translocase subunit SecDF gives MQNKGLITVFAILFGLVSLYQLSFTFVANKVEGDAEAFAKSQYTQENQHDEREAAESRYLDSIGSDPVIIGIDYNTAKDKELNKGLDLKGGINVILQVSVKDILSGLANNSKDPAFNQALNNADELQKSSQDTYLESFYQAFEAIPGDNSLASTSIFFNKNLEDDINASMTNDEVKSVLEQKIDEAILSAFEVIRKRIDKFGVTQPNLQRLGNSGRILVELPGAKDVERVTKLLQSTAQLEFWDVYKFDDMAGFLSQANEKVKALKGSDVSEKEETAQTGDSSNASEQAEASTENDSTEVAQDTTATDEDDISKLLGGEDVEETAEENPILDKMVSPGFQGSPILATFEVKDTAAINSYLRMPQVKSLLPNEYRYAKFVWGLPTESQVEDLGEVTSLYAIKGNRNNEPPIAGGVVTDASQTYDQRGQVAVSMQMNGKGARAWEELTGEAYKNQSQIAIVLDNIVYSAPGVTTGPIAGGSSQITGDFSITEGQDLANVLRAGKLPASADIIQSEVVGPTLGQEAISSGILSFVLALAFVLIWMIFYYGKAGAFADIALVVNILFIFGILAGLGAVLTLPGIAGIVLTIGISVDANVLIFERIREELAKGKAQRDAIKDGFNNALSSILDANITTGLTGLILLVFGTGPIQGFATTLLIGILTSLFTAIFITRLFVDMYAKNGKPLTCSTGATKNLFKNVNINFLGKRKVAFIISGILVTISLISLFTNGLNQGVDFVGGRTYTVRFDKTVDAKNIENDLIEVFGSAEAKTYGSDNQLKITTKYKVDEANAEVDQEIEQMLFEGLQPNLPSGMTYETFKADDEGKEVGRMEYYKVSPTIADDIKRDSFWAVLGSLIVVFLYILLRFRKWQFSLGAVAAVFHDVLIVLGIFSLTYKFMPFNMEIDQSFIAAILTVIGYSLNDTVVVFDRIREFFNEHNSWKMNRIINSALNSTLSRTLNTSVTTLIVLLSIFLIGAESIRGLIFALMVGVVVGTYSSLFIATPVFYDTVKKRGIDLTEKKEEEEEETPEALKK, from the coding sequence ATGCAAAATAAAGGACTCATTACAGTATTTGCAATACTATTTGGCTTGGTAAGTTTATACCAATTGTCATTTACATTTGTTGCAAACAAGGTGGAAGGCGATGCAGAGGCGTTTGCGAAAAGCCAATACACGCAGGAAAACCAACACGATGAACGCGAAGCAGCAGAATCTCGTTATTTAGATTCAATTGGTAGCGATCCTGTGATAATTGGTATTGACTACAATACAGCAAAAGACAAAGAGCTTAATAAGGGGCTTGATTTAAAAGGAGGGATTAATGTAATTCTTCAAGTATCGGTTAAAGATATCTTAAGTGGGTTGGCAAACAACTCTAAAGATCCTGCTTTTAACCAGGCACTCAATAACGCTGATGAACTTCAAAAAAGTAGTCAGGATACGTATTTAGAGTCTTTTTATCAAGCGTTTGAAGCCATTCCGGGCGATAATTCTTTAGCTTCTACTAGTATTTTCTTTAATAAAAATTTAGAGGATGATATTAACGCATCCATGACCAATGATGAAGTAAAGTCGGTATTGGAGCAAAAGATTGATGAGGCTATCCTTTCAGCATTCGAGGTTATACGTAAACGTATTGATAAGTTTGGGGTGACGCAACCTAATTTACAGCGTTTAGGAAACTCTGGACGTATTTTGGTAGAATTACCAGGGGCTAAAGATGTAGAGCGTGTTACTAAACTACTACAGAGTACAGCACAGTTAGAGTTCTGGGATGTTTACAAGTTTGATGATATGGCAGGCTTTTTATCTCAAGCCAATGAAAAAGTAAAAGCATTAAAAGGAAGTGATGTTTCAGAGAAAGAAGAAACTGCCCAGACGGGAGATTCTTCAAATGCTTCAGAGCAGGCAGAAGCTTCCACAGAAAACGATTCTACAGAAGTAGCTCAAGATACAACGGCTACCGATGAGGATGATATTAGTAAATTATTGGGTGGAGAAGATGTAGAAGAAACAGCTGAAGAAAACCCGATATTAGATAAAATGGTTTCTCCTGGATTTCAGGGAAGCCCAATATTGGCTACGTTTGAAGTAAAAGATACTGCAGCAATTAATAGCTATTTGCGTATGCCGCAAGTAAAATCTTTATTACCTAATGAATACCGTTATGCAAAATTTGTTTGGGGACTTCCAACAGAGAGTCAAGTAGAAGATTTAGGGGAAGTAACCTCATTATATGCAATTAAAGGAAACCGAAACAATGAACCACCGATTGCTGGTGGTGTGGTGACCGATGCAAGTCAAACCTACGACCAAAGAGGGCAAGTAGCCGTTTCTATGCAAATGAACGGAAAAGGAGCCCGAGCTTGGGAAGAATTAACCGGCGAAGCATATAAAAACCAAAGTCAGATAGCTATTGTGCTTGATAACATTGTGTATTCTGCCCCAGGCGTTACTACAGGGCCTATTGCAGGTGGAAGTAGCCAGATTACAGGAGACTTTTCCATTACGGAAGGACAGGATTTAGCAAACGTATTACGTGCAGGTAAACTACCAGCATCTGCTGATATTATCCAATCGGAAGTAGTAGGACCTACACTAGGGCAGGAAGCTATTAGTAGCGGGATTCTATCATTTGTACTTGCCTTGGCTTTTGTATTAATTTGGATGATCTTTTACTATGGTAAAGCCGGTGCTTTTGCGGATATTGCTTTGGTCGTGAACATCTTGTTTATTTTCGGAATTTTAGCAGGACTTGGAGCCGTGTTAACGTTGCCTGGTATTGCTGGTATTGTATTGACTATTGGTATTTCGGTAGATGCGAACGTACTTATATTTGAGCGAATTAGGGAAGAACTCGCAAAAGGAAAAGCACAACGCGATGCCATTAAAGATGGTTTTAACAATGCATTGTCATCTATTCTCGATGCCAATATTACAACTGGGTTAACCGGTTTAATATTATTGGTATTTGGTACAGGGCCTATACAAGGCTTTGCGACTACCTTATTAATAGGTATTCTTACTTCCTTGTTTACGGCAATCTTCATTACTCGATTGTTTGTTGATATGTATGCTAAAAACGGAAAACCGCTAACGTGTTCTACAGGGGCTACTAAAAACCTATTTAAGAATGTAAATATTAACTTCTTAGGAAAACGTAAAGTGGCTTTTATCATTTCAGGTATTTTAGTTACAATCAGTTTGATATCGTTATTCACTAACGGGTTAAACCAAGGTGTTGACTTTGTGGGAGGACGTACTTATACTGTGCGTTTTGATAAAACAGTGGATGCCAAAAACATCGAAAACGATTTAATCGAAGTTTTTGGAAGTGCTGAAGCAAAAACCTATGGTAGTGATAATCAACTTAAAATCACTACGAAGTATAAGGTAGATGAAGCCAATGCGGAAGTGGATCAAGAAATTGAACAAATGTTATTTGAAGGCTTGCAACCAAACTTACCTTCTGGGATGACTTACGAAACGTTTAAAGCTGACGACGAAGGAAAAGAAGTTGGTAGAATGGAATACTACAAAGTAAGTCCAACGATTGCCGATGATATTAAAAGGGACTCATTCTGGGCCGTATTGGGATCGTTGATTGTCGTGTTTTTATACATATTACTACGATTTAGAAAATGGCAATTCAGTTTAGGTGCTGTTGCGGCAGTATTCCACGATGTATTGATCGTGTTGGGTATCTTCTCACTTACCTATAAATTTATGCCGTTTAATATGGAGATTGACCAATCGTTCATTGCCGCGATCTTGACAGTAATCGGGTACTCGCTGAATGATACCGTGGTTGTGTTTGACCGTATCCGGGAATTCTTTAATGAGCATAACAGTTGGAAGATGAACCGTATTATTAACAGTGCATTAAACAGTACGTTAAGTCGTACGTTAAACACCTCGGTTACTACGCTAATTGTATTGTTATCGATATTCCTTATAGGTGCAGAATCTATCCGTGGATTAATTTTCGCCTTGATGGTTGGGGTTGTAGTAGGTACCTACTCATCGCTGTTCATCGCAACACCAGTATTCTACGATACGGTTAAGAAAAGAGGAATTGATCTTACTGAGAAAAAAGAAGAAGAGGAAGAAGAAACACCAGAAGCTCTTAAAAAATAA
- a CDS encoding anthranilate synthase component II yields MRILVIDNYDSFVYNLVHYLEELDCEVTVKRNDRFTIEEVEQYDKILLSPGPGVPDEAGLLKKIIEVYAAKKPILGVCLGQQAIGEVFGGTINNLSEVFHGVATKASILVDDEPLFKDLGDEIEIGRYHSWVVNKEDLPEVLEITSVDSNGQIMSLRHKLYDVRGVQFHPESVLTPKGKEIIKNWVES; encoded by the coding sequence ATGAGAATATTAGTAATTGATAACTACGATAGTTTTGTGTACAATTTAGTGCATTATCTGGAAGAATTAGACTGTGAAGTCACCGTAAAAAGAAACGACAGGTTTACCATAGAAGAAGTGGAACAGTACGATAAAATACTTTTGTCCCCAGGACCCGGCGTACCCGATGAAGCAGGATTGTTAAAAAAGATAATTGAGGTGTATGCTGCCAAAAAACCTATCTTAGGGGTTTGTTTAGGGCAACAAGCCATTGGCGAAGTTTTTGGTGGGACTATCAACAACTTAAGTGAAGTGTTTCACGGCGTTGCAACCAAAGCTTCAATTCTAGTGGATGACGAACCGCTTTTTAAAGATCTAGGTGATGAAATTGAAATAGGTCGCTACCACTCGTGGGTTGTTAATAAAGAAGATTTACCGGAAGTATTAGAAATTACATCGGTAGATTCCAACGGACAAATTATGTCGCTACGCCACAAGTTGTATGATGTTCGTGGCGTACAATTTCATCCCGAGAGTGTCTTGACGCCTAAAGGGAAAGAGATCATAAAAAATTGGGTGGAAAGCTAA
- a CDS encoding DUF192 domain-containing protein, with product MKKAIILLLSITLTGAIFSCKDKTSEQKSITKEVSFTKEGELTLKEAKTDSIITTLDIEIADDEYQTQTGLMYRKGMGDNQGMLFVFEDSRPRSFYMKNTEFSIDIIYINSDKEIVSIQKNAKPMDPTSLPSQGAAQYVLEVNAGLSDTWELEKGDVVGWTTNN from the coding sequence ATGAAAAAAGCAATCATACTGCTACTTAGCATCACCTTAACGGGTGCTATTTTTAGCTGCAAAGACAAAACAAGCGAACAAAAAAGCATTACCAAAGAAGTTTCCTTCACTAAAGAAGGCGAACTGACCTTAAAAGAGGCTAAAACCGACTCTATTATTACTACGTTGGATATAGAAATTGCCGACGACGAATATCAAACTCAAACCGGCTTAATGTATCGCAAAGGCATGGGCGATAACCAAGGGATGCTTTTTGTATTCGAAGACTCACGCCCGCGATCATTTTATATGAAAAATACTGAGTTTAGTATAGACATTATTTATATAAACAGTGACAAGGAAATTGTTAGCATCCAAAAAAACGCCAAACCCATGGACCCAACTTCCCTACCTTCTCAAGGTGCCGCCCAATATGTGCTGGAAGTAAACGCGGGTCTTAGCGATACGTGGGAATTGGAAAAAGGAGATGTTGTGGGGTGGACGACAAATAACTAA
- the yidD gene encoding membrane protein insertion efficiency factor YidD, translated as MKKILIAPFVFLIQVYQQVISPLTPSTCRYTPTCSHYSVEALKRHGLLKGGWLAIKRIASCNPWGGSGYDPVPPKKERP; from the coding sequence ATGAAAAAAATCTTAATCGCTCCTTTTGTATTTTTAATTCAGGTGTATCAACAGGTGATATCTCCACTCACGCCTTCCACATGCCGCTACACACCGACTTGTTCACATTATAGTGTAGAAGCCTTAAAACGACACGGATTGCTTAAAGGTGGCTGGCTGGCTATAAAACGCATCGCTAGTTGCAATCCTTGGGGTGGTTCTGGTTATGATCCTGTTCCGCCAAAAAAAGAAAGACCGTAG
- the mdh gene encoding malate dehydrogenase has product MKVTVVGAGAVGASCAEYIAIKNFASEVVLLDIKEGYAEGKAMDLMQTASLNAFDTRVVGTTGDYSKTADSDICVITSGIPRKPGMTREELIGINAGIVKDVSSNLVKHSPNTIIIVVSNPMDTMTYLVHKTTDLPKNRIIGMGGALDSARFKYRLAEALGAPISDVDGMVIGGHSDKGMVPLTRLATRNSVPVTEFISEDRLNQVKEDTKVGGATLTKLLGTSAWYAPGAAVSGLVQAIACDQKKIFPCSTLLEGEYGLNNLCIGVPVVLGRDGIEKIVDIELTDAEKDHLKESAEGVSKTNGLLEL; this is encoded by the coding sequence ATGAAAGTTACAGTAGTAGGAGCAGGTGCAGTAGGCGCAAGTTGTGCCGAATATATTGCCATTAAAAATTTTGCAAGTGAAGTAGTTCTTTTAGACATTAAAGAGGGCTACGCCGAAGGAAAAGCAATGGATTTAATGCAAACAGCTTCCTTAAATGCATTCGATACACGTGTAGTGGGTACAACAGGAGATTACAGTAAAACAGCAGATAGTGATATTTGTGTGATTACAAGTGGTATTCCTAGAAAACCAGGAATGACTCGTGAAGAGTTAATTGGTATCAATGCTGGAATTGTAAAAGATGTTTCTTCTAATCTAGTAAAGCATTCTCCAAATACCATTATCATTGTGGTAAGTAACCCAATGGATACGATGACGTATTTGGTGCACAAAACAACCGACCTTCCAAAAAACCGAATTATTGGTATGGGTGGTGCTTTAGATAGCGCTCGTTTTAAGTACCGTTTAGCTGAAGCATTAGGTGCTCCTATTAGTGATGTTGACGGTATGGTGATTGGCGGTCACAGTGATAAAGGTATGGTGCCTTTAACACGTTTAGCGACAAGAAACAGTGTGCCAGTAACCGAATTTATTTCTGAAGATAGATTAAACCAAGTAAAAGAAGATACCAAAGTTGGAGGCGCAACCCTTACTAAATTATTGGGTACTTCGGCTTGGTATGCTCCTGGAGCTGCCGTAAGCGGATTGGTACAGGCCATCGCTTGCGACCAGAAAAAAATATTCCCTTGTTCTACCTTGTTAGAAGGAGAATACGGTTTAAACAATCTTTGTATCGGTGTGCCAGTAGTATTAGGCCGTGACGGTATCGAAAAAATTGTTGATATAGAATTGACCGATGCTGAAAAGGACCATTTAAAAGAAAGCGCTGAAGGCGTTAGTAAAACTAATGGTTTACTAGAATTGTAA